A segment of the Crassostrea angulata isolate pt1a10 chromosome 10, ASM2561291v2, whole genome shotgun sequence genome:
ACCTCTTCTCCATTGACATTTTCATTCCTTACTTCACTCAGAAATGAGGACCTGATTTTGTTCACAATTTGTTCTGGAAGGTCTAGCAGAAGTTCAATTGATTCCATCTGATTAAGCTGACAATTGGTTTCTGTCAACAAATCCCCAAGCTTCTTAAACTTTCTCTTCCTGTAAATCAGACATGAAATGCCAGAGTAAGCATAATAATTTCCTGTTTGAATAAACAGAAGTAGCGAGTAAAGGAAGTATTCtactttcatatttaattttaatgacccttaaaaccaaaattagagcaaatttctaataaaataattaataatatactTACCCCAGTAATACAGTAATCTTAATTTTATCTAGAAGATAAAACATGAACAATGGAAATGAAAGAAATTTATCCATAATACCTTCTTTCAAAAGTCACTGCTAACAATTTACCTGACcatatttgtaataatttttatgaaatgaggAAGATGGTCTTCAGTCAGTTGATCTGAAAAGCTTTCTGAACTGGTCCAGATAGCAACATTCTCCACATCAAAGCTGTCCCTGGCCTTTTGGATTATCATGATCTTTTTGGATGGCCAAACTTTGGTTGTACTGCTAATTGCTAAAGCACAAGCTGAAACCCACATGGTTAAACAACATTAATAATTCTgcattttattcataaacaatattagtatatattgattacatgtatttgcgAGCTTATAAATTGGTATAAAAACACAAGTTAATTCACAAatgcttttaaattaaaacaaatcttaaatttGATTACTGGCTAAatcatatatcaaatatgaGACATGATTACTAGTATCTTTAAATCACGTTCCATAAAAGTAGAATAATGACAAGgagaaaatataattgaaattgaaaatttgttttgactCGACTCATAAAAGTTTTTCCTTGAACCATTTCCCAAACATTTAAGAAGTCTGAGAATCAAAAGCCATTTTagaattattataaattatatatatttgttccattgataaaaaaaaatacatgtacatgtactacaaacgCTCTTTTTGATAAGTTGAAATGCTCTTCTTAAGTGTAGAagtatttcacaattttactTACAACATCAAAATTAAGTATAATTCAATATTGTTCCAGGTCTGGAGTTTTCTGTATATTCTTTCTATTTGTcatcatatatacatgcatatacctGGTACATACTAGCTGTTAAAACTGTTATTATATCAGTGTGTCTCTTTATGAATAATCATACATACTGGGAAATTTGGCCATTTCTTCCCATTCCGACTCTGAACTTATCCCTGGTGTGTGGGGGAGGACTTGTGGACTACTCTTGTCTCTGGTATTACACAAGTTCTTGGAGACATTTGTCTGTTGAACCATTTCATCATCAGAACTATACCCCTGGCCATTACTAGTAGCCTGGTCCTCTGTGTTAACTTCATCAATGGAAGACAGGGAAGTTGTGATGTGTAGCTCAGCTGTGATGAATCTCTGGGCTCCATTTGAGGTTTTGTTGTTTCCGTGGGAGTTGTTCTTTGGGGTTGAAAATGTTTGGTTTTCTGCTGCTCGGGtttttttgtttccattttttGTGACCTGTGTCCTCTGTTGTGTAGCTGCCTCCTGATTTCCTTTCTTAACATTAACATCTGTTTTTTTATTCACAACCTCAACATTGCTTTTTTTGGCTTTCTCTTTCTGTTTTAGTAcactgttattttcattttcaattgtGTCTGAATCCTCCAGTTCGGGACTTGGGTTCCGTGACCTATTCATTAGACGCCTGTCACCTCTAATGTCCGTCAGCCTGTCACTTACATCTAATGCCTTGCTATGAAATGGATCTTCCAGCTCAGAATCACTAGAATCATTCACAATTTGCAAATCATTCTCATTCCCACTGATTTCTGTAATTAGATCGATCTCATCATCTTCTTTAgatgtattttgtttgtttagacTTAGTGTTTTCTTCAAAGGGCTAGTTTTGGTTTTCTGTTTATCTTCAGacacttttttaacatttagTGTAGCCGACTCTTCTGATTTCTTGCTTTCTCTAGCAGACATTGTAATTGCATCCCCTTCGCTGCTACATGTACTGCACATTTCCTCATCCATGTCTTTTTCTGGTGACAGCTGGcttatcattaaaatatcatcatCATACTGTGTGTTCAGGCTGTCTGGTTCTGCATGTACTGCATTATCTTCATCATCACTTCCTTGCTCTTCTTCAGAATATTTCCTTACTAAATGCTGATGCTGGTTTTTTAATGCACCTGaaatcatcaaataaaatgtttttaagttTATTGATGACTCTAATGAGGgtttaatttatgtatttatatatatagctCTGGTGTAGATTTATAATTAGGAATAAAGAATACAATGTCAGAAACATAGATTTCAATCATActtgcattaatttattttcaatatttcatgttttcattttccagcATTCACACTATTTGATTGATTGGTTCATTCACTCACTCATTCATTCatacatttattcattcataCATTCATTCATAAAATGGTTGTTGAGTTTGGCGGGTGGATTGGTAAACAAAAGTGGGTTATACTAATCATATTTTTCTGGTATCTGTGAGTGAGTGCATGTGTGtgttaaataaaactttagcacaaactttaagaattattttcatGACCTCACCCAAGACAGATAGCTAATTGTTTTCTATTCACCATAAATTCTGTACTTGGTGGGttattttacttaatattaAGCAATTTAAATACTATATCATTAAGGGTAAAATTTGGCAATAAGGCGATTGAATGTATGCAATATGAGAGTATTTTAATGTTGTTATTAGTTATAGATCACCAAATCAAATAAGTCCatcctgtacatgtatgttgaagaTGATCAACTGTAAGGCATGcagcaataaataaatacatgtatcaatgtatGCATATGCATGAGGTCTTCGTCAAGTTGAAGTCTTATTTTAATTCAAGTAGCGGAGAAATAATACGTACATGAATCAGCTACCCCTTTGACAATGGTGCCCACAATGAGACCCAAATGTAACTCGAACCCAGGCCCCCCTGGCACACCAAGCcagtgctctaaccactgagctattaaGACTcaatatactgtggtttcatcaatattcgttgcataccaattttcgtggatttcgttgtttagttgatccacgaaattaaatgttcattgaaatgcaatttttattaacattttgtattgatagggtcattggccacgaatttacgtatccttgaaactgtgattttcactttatccacgaaaattgatgcccttgaatattaatgaaaccacagtaaagtATGAGAGTCACACATGTTaacttaatacatgtagcaataatATTTCAGCTTTGCTGTCTAATACGTGTGCAATCTGCAATTTTTCATAGTTTTAAATGCAAGCCCGATACATTTGTtaatatcaaacattttaaacatatctTACAACAGAAACAGTAAAAGTGTGAAGTACCAAAGGCAAAATagattctttttattaaaaacttgGAATAATTATTCCATGAAATTGTGATTTAAGTTGTAGCTGTTATTATATAGTTAGACAATAGCTATACAATGATGATGATGTGTGGTGTAGAAGGAAGCATATGAGGATTACTAGCTTCCTTTGATATATTGTTGAAATTATCATTTGTATAATCTACATATATACATCAATaactaatattttgttaacaggTATAGAACCCTTTCCAATTACCGGGTAGGTCGCTTAATACGTGTACTTTTGTGTTTTcaggaagattttaaaaatataattatatatgccTGGAGCATTAGAATTTTCAAAGCCCATATTGAGTAGATAATGATCTTTACTACTTTGGCTTAAATTCTAATGTGTCATAATATATGTAAATTCAGGAAACTACAagctgaaaaaaatgttttagaactctatttaaggtcagacgatacgttcctcaattttatataactttttccaggaatttttTACTGGTTTACTACTATTTTGATAAGCTTTcctgcaaaaaattagggtaccttaccaggcatttctgcaaaatactagagtatgcaattttctatataatcttcttgaaaatacacttgaattgctgatataaaaataaataaatatagagcacagcgaaattcactatattggcTCTATCTCGGCCGGGGCAAGGCTTTGAGCTCaagacctctagaacctatacgcttctAGGAATGAGCGGCCACAGTTCTAACCACTCAGccatctagacatataaccatatacaagtaaattttaatcatttgaaaaataattataaaattaatattttttattggaactctttattttgAGGAGATcgatacaaaaaagatgctcGAAGAACGTGTTGTCTGACCTTAAAGCTCATTCAATTTTTGATTCATGATTACACTGATTTTACAATAAAGACAATGCATATGTGAACAAATGTTAACAGTGCTGTactttgaaacaaaatattggctgtgacatttgataaaattaaaaaaaattggtcaaGCTAGGCACTGCACATTGTCTAACCACTGGCATGCAATTTGGTGTAAGGGAATGGAAAAAAGCTCCAAAATATGAAATCAGACAAATCGATGACTATATGTAGCCCAGAGCTAGAGCAAAGCCttatatactggtacatgtaattatgacaTTGCCTTTGACAGGGgcacattaaaaatatatattaagcgCTCAcctttatttagatttttattaaattgctCATAATGGTCAGCTCCACAGAACACTCTGTAAATAAAACCAAAGTTAATTTACACTTTGTTGCAATCCCCTATTTTTTACTTGATGTACATATCacagtacagtaaaacttggttaTAGCGAAGGAACCAATGGAATTACTTTGTTACATCCATATAACAAATTTGTAATAATATCaatagcgaattcactatattcatgttttctttcaccagactacaATTTTTGCTAATcgaggcttaaaataaaaatacattactttgatatctttaataatcggattgtgaattaaaaaatttatatgaaaataaattcattcaaattattATGTTATATGGTAGTGcgaacattttaatttgaaaaaaaaaaagttattaaaaggTTAAATTTCGTTAATTATTCAGCTcaacgggactcaaaatcagttcgctatatccgtaaactCATTAaatccgaattcgttataaccgttaaataaattttgcaaagatttgatAAGAACTTAACG
Coding sequences within it:
- the LOC128165284 gene encoding uncharacterized protein LOC128165284 isoform X2, giving the protein MNAMLSCNRLLLMEAEKDIKCGFCHLGVEAEPVCGKLHHDNKNTSAHHKCMQYSADLVQYKFTSFGGFEINKVEKEIRRGNRLKCSICKTDKSRQGKWLGATAGCAISKCSKTFHYYCAKLDDVAITERSKNSTIVMYRVFCGADHYEQFNKNLNKGALKNQHQHLVRKYSEEEQGSDDEDNAVHAEPDSLNTQYDDDILMISQLSPEKDMDEEMCSTCSSEGDAITMSARESKKSEESATLNVKKVSEDKQKTKTSPLKKTLSLNKQNTSKEDDEIDLITEISGNENDLQIVNDSSDSELEDPFHSKALDVSDRLTDIRGDRRLMNRSRNPSPELEDSDTIENENNSVLKQKEKAKKSNVEVVNKKTDVNVKKGNQEAATQQRTQVTKNGNKKTRAAENQTFSTPKNNSHGNNKTSNGAQRFITAELHITTSLSSIDEVNTEDQATSNGQGYSSDDEMVQQTNVSKNLCNTRDKSSPQVLPHTPGISSESEWEEMAKFPTCALAISSTTKVWPSKKIMIIQKARDSFDVENVAIWTSSESFSDQLTEDHLPHFIKIITNMVRKRKFKKLGDLLTETNCQLNQMESIELLLDLPEQIVNKIRSSFLSEVRNENVNGEEVLFMDAKLNTLFLKLNDTVDRTCKIRNRLLPNAKESLGHLYEWTDATTVSTTPLSQSDSEFEWKGICDWMNREGWNQCDSYFYPSDDIFLASNENQGIKKLIQNQSEREGQALNRKVYFVKAMKDFMKSITFMFLQELIRSACADTKHSLIICPATQNASKESLVPADLGRETVVQIMSAFKPSIKRGISIIVISLSNQTPRRKTVGQMPATSCEDEITVCPVVEPVRSDRKRRAVATKSTTPQQKRKK
- the LOC128165284 gene encoding uncharacterized protein LOC128165284 isoform X4, which codes for MYRVFCGADHYEQFNKNLNKGALKNQHQHLVRKYSEEEQGSDDEDNAVHAEPDSLNTQYDDDILMISQLSPEKDMDEEMCSTCSSEGDAITMSARESKKSEESATLNVKKVSEDKQKTKTSPLKKTLSLNKQNTSKEDDEIDLITEISGNENDLQIVNDSSDSELEDPFHSKALDVSDRLTDIRGDRRLMNRSRNPSPELEDSDTIENENNSVLKQKEKAKKSNVEVVNKKTDVNVKKGNQEAATQQRTQVTKNGNKKTRAAENQTFSTPKNNSHGNNKTSNGAQRFITAELHITTSLSSIDEVNTEDQATSNGQGYSSDDEMVQQTNVSKNLCNTRDKSSPQVLPHTPGISSESEWEEMAKFPTCALAISSTTKVWPSKKIMIIQKARDSFDVENVAIWTSSESFSDQLTEDHLPHFIKIITNMVRKRKFKKLGDLLTETNCQLNQMESIELLLDLPEQIVNKIRSSFLSEVRNENVNGEEVLFMDAKLNTLFLKLNDTVDRTCKIRNRLLPNAKESLGHLYEWTDATTVSTTPLSQSDSEFEWKGICDWMNREGWNQCDSYFYPSDDIFLASNENQGIKKLIQNQSEREGQALNRKVYFVKAMKDFMKSITFMFLQELIRSACADTKHSLIICPATQNASKESLVPADLGRETVVQIMSAFKPSIKRGISIIVISLSNQTPRRKTVGQMPATSCEDEITVCPVVEPVRSDRKRRAVATKSTTPQQKRKK
- the LOC128165284 gene encoding uncharacterized protein LOC128165284 isoform X1 encodes the protein MNAMLSCNQRLLLMEAEKDIKCGFCHLGVEAEPVCGKLHHDNKNTSAHHKCMQYSADLVQYKFTSFGGFEINKVEKEIRRGNRLKCSICKTDKSRQGKWLGATAGCAISKCSKTFHYYCAKLDDVAITERSKNSTIVMYRVFCGADHYEQFNKNLNKGALKNQHQHLVRKYSEEEQGSDDEDNAVHAEPDSLNTQYDDDILMISQLSPEKDMDEEMCSTCSSEGDAITMSARESKKSEESATLNVKKVSEDKQKTKTSPLKKTLSLNKQNTSKEDDEIDLITEISGNENDLQIVNDSSDSELEDPFHSKALDVSDRLTDIRGDRRLMNRSRNPSPELEDSDTIENENNSVLKQKEKAKKSNVEVVNKKTDVNVKKGNQEAATQQRTQVTKNGNKKTRAAENQTFSTPKNNSHGNNKTSNGAQRFITAELHITTSLSSIDEVNTEDQATSNGQGYSSDDEMVQQTNVSKNLCNTRDKSSPQVLPHTPGISSESEWEEMAKFPTCALAISSTTKVWPSKKIMIIQKARDSFDVENVAIWTSSESFSDQLTEDHLPHFIKIITNMVRKRKFKKLGDLLTETNCQLNQMESIELLLDLPEQIVNKIRSSFLSEVRNENVNGEEVLFMDAKLNTLFLKLNDTVDRTCKIRNRLLPNAKESLGHLYEWTDATTVSTTPLSQSDSEFEWKGICDWMNREGWNQCDSYFYPSDDIFLASNENQGIKKLIQNQSEREGQALNRKVYFVKAMKDFMKSITFMFLQELIRSACADTKHSLIICPATQNASKESLVPADLGRETVVQIMSAFKPSIKRGISIIVISLSNQTPRRKTVGQMPATSCEDEITVCPVVEPVRSDRKRRAVATKSTTPQQKRKK
- the LOC128165284 gene encoding uncharacterized protein LOC128165284 isoform X3; amino-acid sequence: MEAEKDIKCGFCHLGVEAEPVCGKLHHDNKNTSAHHKCMQYSADLVQYKFTSFGGFEINKVEKEIRRGNRLKCSICKTDKSRQGKWLGATAGCAISKCSKTFHYYCAKLDDVAITERSKNSTIVMYRVFCGADHYEQFNKNLNKGALKNQHQHLVRKYSEEEQGSDDEDNAVHAEPDSLNTQYDDDILMISQLSPEKDMDEEMCSTCSSEGDAITMSARESKKSEESATLNVKKVSEDKQKTKTSPLKKTLSLNKQNTSKEDDEIDLITEISGNENDLQIVNDSSDSELEDPFHSKALDVSDRLTDIRGDRRLMNRSRNPSPELEDSDTIENENNSVLKQKEKAKKSNVEVVNKKTDVNVKKGNQEAATQQRTQVTKNGNKKTRAAENQTFSTPKNNSHGNNKTSNGAQRFITAELHITTSLSSIDEVNTEDQATSNGQGYSSDDEMVQQTNVSKNLCNTRDKSSPQVLPHTPGISSESEWEEMAKFPTCALAISSTTKVWPSKKIMIIQKARDSFDVENVAIWTSSESFSDQLTEDHLPHFIKIITNMVRKRKFKKLGDLLTETNCQLNQMESIELLLDLPEQIVNKIRSSFLSEVRNENVNGEEVLFMDAKLNTLFLKLNDTVDRTCKIRNRLLPNAKESLGHLYEWTDATTVSTTPLSQSDSEFEWKGICDWMNREGWNQCDSYFYPSDDIFLASNENQGIKKLIQNQSEREGQALNRKVYFVKAMKDFMKSITFMFLQELIRSACADTKHSLIICPATQNASKESLVPADLGRETVVQIMSAFKPSIKRGISIIVISLSNQTPRRKTVGQMPATSCEDEITVCPVVEPVRSDRKRRAVATKSTTPQQKRKK